Proteins encoded together in one Mastomys coucha isolate ucsf_1 unplaced genomic scaffold, UCSF_Mcou_1 pScaffold16, whole genome shotgun sequence window:
- the Isg20l2 gene encoding interferon-stimulated 20 kDa exonuclease-like 2 produces the protein MAYVTASTGQSHLRRRRGLGDVTEAHPASVSREAVSRRSRPPSRKWDHGSGALRSASRGPPPSNCTSTGPEGPGSASRPRPHPRRRRRRHRCRCSRTPSRWPRCLRWGRCGRVCAGRLPVAARVLAVREYVGARPRLHPAPDACEISGTQLGGLWCRYQDYFVHKANCRPPHVELWDSTENENLILLPSVSHSSLLSSHHPPDLMSTILLNLDFGEPSKKAFGGNAKHQRFVKKRRFLEQKGFLNKKNQPPSKVSKVSSEPPKKGETSRVDGILKVLPCPKKKKEAAASKRDSEQSKDKKAPLSWLTPAPSKKTASVVAKIDLLGEFQSALPKAKSHPSLTQKKGSKKKPLKKKIAAENSTQAQSKDKGSKKPVKKNPVQNSTQACSEDKCPKVPQNLPGKMVAVDCEMVGTGPKGRVSSLARCSIVNYNGDVLYDEYIRPPCYIVDYRTRWSGIRKCHMVNATPFKTARSQILKILSGKVVVGHAIHNDYKALQYFHPKSLTRDTSQIPLLNRKADCPENVTLSLKHLTKKLLSRDIQAGKSGHSSVEDAQATMELYKLVEVEWEQHLAQNPPEN, from the exons ATGGCATACGTCACGGCTTCCACCGGGCAAAGCCATTTGCGCAGACGCAGGGGGCTCGGTGACGTCACAGAAGCGCACCCAGCATCAGTTTCCCGCGAGGCGGTCAGCCGTAGGTCCCGCCCTCCCTCCCGGAAGTGGGACCACGGTTCCGGCGCGCTCCGTTCTGCTTCCCGCGGCCCACCACCTTCGAATTGTACCTCCACGGGGCCCGAGGGGCCGGGGAGCGCatcccgcccccgcccccacccacgccgccgccgccgccgccaccgttGCCGCTGCTCACGCACTCCGAGTCGCTGGCCTCGCTGCCTGAGGTGGGGGCGCTGCGGGCGCGTGTGCGCCGGCCGCCTTCCCGTTGCCGCCCGCGTCCTTGCCGTCCGGGAATACGTCGGCGCGCGCCCGCGCCTGCATCCGGCTCCGGACGCTTGCGAAATTAGTGGGACCCAACTTGGAG gCCTATGGTGCAGGTATCAGGATTACTTTGTCCACAAGGCTAATTGCAGACCTCCACATGTTGAACTATGGGATTCCACAGAGAATGAGAATCTCATCCTTTTGCCGTCAGTGAGCCATTCTTCCCTGCTTTCCTCCCACCATCCACCTGACCTCATGTCTACCATACTCCTGAATTTGGACTTCGGGGAACCTTCGAAAAAGGCATTTGGAGGAAATGCCAAACATCAACGTTTTGTCAAGAAGCGACGGTTCTTGGAACAGAAAGGATTTCTGAATAAGAAGAACCAGCCCCCTAGCAAGGTGTCTAAGGTCAGCTCAGAACCTCCAAAGAAAGGGGAGACTTCCAGAGTAGATGGCATTTTAAAGGTCCTTCCATgcccaaagaagaagaaagaggcagcTGCCTCCAAGAGGGACTCAGAGCAGTCCAAAGACAAGAAAGCCCCATTGTCTTGGCTGACCCCTGCTCCTTCAAAGAAGACAGCTTCTGTTGTGGCTAAAATAGATTTGCTAGGGGAGTTTCAGAGTGCCCTTCCAAAGGCTAAGAGCCACCCATCTCTCACCCAGAAGAAGGGCTCCAAGAAGAAgcccttgaaaaagaaaattgctgCGGAGAATTCCACCCAAGCTCAGTCAAAGGATAAAGGCTCCAAGAAGCCCGTGAAGAAAAATCCTGTACAGAACTCCACCCAAGCTTGTTCTGAAGATAAATGCCCTAAAGTCCCCCAAAACTTGCCAGGGAAGATGGTGGCAGTAGACTGTGAAATGGTGGGCACAGGACCCAAGGGGCGTGTTAGTTCCTTGGCTCGATGCAGCATTGTGAATTACAATGGAGATGTGCTTTATGATGAGTACATCCGACCCCCCTGCTATATTGTGGACTACCGGACCAGATGGAGTGGCATCCGGAAGTGCCACATGGTTAATGCTACACCCTTTAAGACTGCTCGGAGTCAG ATCTTGAAGATACTCTCAGGGAAGGTAGTGGTAGGGCATGCCATTCACAATGACTACAAAGCCCTGCAGTACTTTCATCCCAAGTCCCTCACCAGAGACACTTCCCAGATACCACTCCTCAACCGGAAGGCTGACTGCCCAGAAAATGTCACTTTGTCACTGAAGCATCTCACCAAGAAGCTGCTGAGTCGGGACATCCAG GCTGGAAAAAGTGGACATTCCTCGGTGGAAGATGCCCAGGCCACAATGGAGCTGTACAAGTTGGTTGAAGTTGAATGGGAACAGCACCTGGCCCAGAATCCTCCAGAAAATTAG